A stretch of DNA from Yoonia sp. BS5-3:
GCAAGGGCTTGCCCATCGGCGGCAATTTCTTTGGCTTTGTTTGGGTATGATCTGACCCAGTCGATCTGGTCGCCCAAATCACTTAGGTCAGCCTTTATTGGCACGTAATGTTCCCACGGTTTTAGTTTGTGATAGTACCATTGGTAAAATCCCCCTGGGCTGTTGACCTTCAGCACACAGCACCCCAGTTTCAGTCGTTGCATGAAATTGCACCATGCGTTGCTGTACCCGTCAATATCGACGGCATATTTCATGCTTCCCCATTGGTGCCTGTCGATCGGTGCGCCTGTCAGTTCAGCAGTCCTGAGGATGTTGCAAAAGGGCTGTGTTGGATCATAGAGAAACCGAAAATCCACCCCAAGCGCTTTGCACTTTAATGCCATGCGGATCCGTTGCGCGGTGCTGGGGTTGTCGATCAGTTTTGGATCAAGTGAAAATACACCGGTTCCGTTTGGTGCCCCGCGCCAGATGATATCGTCGCTGCGCGCTTCCCAATCAAGCGCTTGGCTTTCTGCAAACTTGTCCGTTTTCGCATAGCCCCTGTCGCGAAAGAAATGCGAATCTGGCAGCGCCGTATAAAGATCGGACGTGATCGCAAATCTGTATTGCGCGCTGGAAAGCTTGTTCCCATCGGACATGTCTGCCGTGATTTGCCGGACCGTGTCGGGTGTCTGGCTGAACCAATAGGCATAGGGCGCAACCCGTTCGCAGTAGATCGCTTGCCGGTACCCCCGCCAGCCTGGATTAATTAACCCTGTGATCCCTCCGTTTTCCCGGCGCAGGATCAGGTCATGCGGTGCCTGGGGTTCCTGTGAAGCCGCGATTCTGATTGGCAAGGGCGCGACGCCCGCCCGTTTGCACATGGCGTTGGTGCCGCTGCGCAGGCGCTGGATGTGTTTATATTGATGGATGGGTTCGCGCACCCATCGTTTTACAAGAGAATGGCGGGGAGGCATCGTTTCAATCTGGATTGCGGGCAAAATGGCCACGGGTTTCCATTTTTGTGCCTTGGTTCCCTTCGTTATTCAACGGGTTTTGTTGCAGCAGTCACATAGTTCACCGACAGGTCCCGATCCGAGATTGACCAGCTGAACTGCGCAAAATTGAACACAAAGCCTTTGCGGTCGACTGGCTGCATGCCTGCTTTGGTCATCAGCGCGAAGAGTTCATCTGGCGTGATGAACTTGTTCCATTCATGCGTCCCTTTGGGCAGCCAGCGCATCACCCATTCCGCCCCCACAATTGCCATCGCAAAGGACTTTGCGTTGCGGTTGATGGTCGAGCAGATGTGGATCCCCCCCGGTTTCATCAATCTTTGGCAGGCCGTCAGATACCCAAGCGGATCGGCCACATGTTCGACCACTTCCATATTCAGAACCGCGTCGAATTGTTCGCCTGCCTCTGCCATCGCCTCGGCGGTGGTGTGCCGGTAGTCGATATCCAGCCCTGATTGTTCCGCATGAATTTTGGCAACCGGGATGTTCCGTTCGGCCGCGTCTGCCCCCACTATAGTTGCCCCAAGCCGCGCCATGGGTTCGCATAAAAGCCCGCCGCCGCAGCCAATATCCAATATACGCAGCCCTTTGAACGGCGCATCTTCCTGCAAATCCCGTCCAAATTCTGCAGCAATCTGGCTGGTAATATATTCCAGCCGCACCGGGTTCATCATGTGCAGAGGTTTGAACTTTCCGTTCAAGTCCCACCATTCTGCGGCCATAGCCTCGAACTTGGCGATCTCGGAGGGATCAACTGTGTTTGTGGCCGACATTTTCAGCTCCGCATTATGGTCAGTGGCGATGATACTCGATATAGATTGCATATGGACAAAGTCGTAGGACAAAAGCGCGCAACGGCGCATCTTTATCCGCCAATTGACCCATTTGATCAGCGTATGCTGACCGTGGGTGAAGGGCATAGCATTTATGTTGAGCAGGCGGGGAACCCTGACGGTATTCCTGTGGTCGTTCTACATGGTGGTCCGGGCGGCGGCTGTAGCCCTGCCATGCGCCGCTATTTTGATCCTGAGATTTTTCGCGTTGTGCTGTTTGATCAGCGTGGCTGCGGCCGCTCGCGCCCCCATGCCAGCGTTGTCGGTAACACGACCTGGCATTTGGTTGCTGATATTGAACAGATCCGGAAGACGCTGGGCATTGATCGTTGGATTGTCTTTGGGGGCAGTTGGGGCGCCACGCTTGCCTTGGTTTATGCCCAAGCCCATCCTGCCCATGTCGCAGCTTTGACCCTGCGCGGTGTTTTCCTGATGACCAAACCAGAGCTGGATTGGTTTTATGGCGGCGGCGCCGGAAAATTCTGGCCTGATCTTTGGCAGCGTTTTGCCGGGATGATCCCCAATGACGAACATGATGACTTGATCGCTGCTTATCACCGCCGTCTGTTTTCTGGCGACATTCCGAAAGAAACCCGTTTTGCCAAGGCTTGGGCTGCCTGGGAAAACGCGCTTGCCTCGATCGGCAGTGACGGCATTACCGGCGAAAGCCCCGCTGATTACGCCCGTGCCTTTGCCCGGCTGGAAAACCATTATTTCGTCAATGGTGGCTTTTTGTCCGAGGATCAGCAGATTCTGCATCCCGCGCAGATGGCCAAGATAGCCGATATTCCGGGCGTTATCGTGCAGGGCCGTTATGATATGATTTGCCCCCCCATTTCGGCGCATCGCCTGGCGCAGATGTGGCGCAAGTCGCGTCTCACTTTGATTGGTCGTGCGGGTCATGCGTTATCAGAACCCGGTATCAGTGCTGAATTAATACGCACCATGGATATGATGGGCGCCCAGAGAAAAGCTTTGAGGCTTTAGGGTTTACAGATGAAAATTTCCCGTTAACATTCATGATAACACAGGGAACTTTATATCTTGGGCAACGTCCTAACGATCATTCTACAGCGCCTTGCGCTTGGCCTGCTTACCTTGCTTATCGTGTCGGTGGTTATCTTTGTCGCTGTCAATTTGCTGCCTGGTGACTTTGCGCAATCCATTCTTGGCCAAGGTGCCACGCCTGAGGCTGTTGCATCGATCCGCCGTGATCTTGGCCTCGATCAACCGATGGTTACCCGCTATTTTGACTGGCTTGGCGGCGCGCTGCGCGGTGATTTTGGATCAAGCTTTGCCCAAGCCAATTTTGCCAGCTTCAGCGGCACCAATTCAGGCGCCACGACTGTTGCCGCCCAGATTGCCCCGCGTTTTGCCAATACGATGTTCCTGGCCATGGTCACAGCTGCGATTGCTGTCCCCTTTGCGATCATTCTGGGTATTCTAGCTGCCCTTTATCGCAATTCGGTTTTCGATCGCGCCACAAACATCTTCACCTTGTCGTCGATTTCCAGCCCAGAGTTTTTCCTGGCCTATATCCTGATCTTGTTTCTGGCGGTCCTGAACCCGATCTTCCCGTCGCTTTCCAATATCTTTGAAGGCATGCCCTTTAGTGAGCGCCTGGAAAAATCGATGCTGCCTGCCCTGACCCTGACCCTGGTTGTCACTGCCCATATGATGCGCATGACCCGTGCTGCCATCATCAATCTGTTGGCCAGCCCATATATTGAGATGGCCCGCCTAAAGGGGCTTTCCCCCATGCGCGTGATCGTCAAACATGCGTTGCCCAATGCCCTTGCCCCGATCATCAATGTAATTGCCTTGAACCTGGCCTATCTGATCACTGGCGTTGTCGTGGTTGAGGTCGTTTTTGTTTACCCCGGCATTGGCCAGCTTTTCGTTGATAGCGTGAAGATCCGCGATATCCCCGTGGTGCAGGCCTGCTGCCTGATCTTTGCCTCAGCGTACATTCTACTGAACCTGACAGCTGATGTTATGTCTATCCTGTCC
This window harbors:
- a CDS encoding glycosyl transferase family 90; the protein is MREPIHQYKHIQRLRSGTNAMCKRAGVAPLPIRIAASQEPQAPHDLILRRENGGITGLINPGWRGYRQAIYCERVAPYAYWFSQTPDTVRQITADMSDGNKLSSAQYRFAITSDLYTALPDSHFFRDRGYAKTDKFAESQALDWEARSDDIIWRGAPNGTGVFSLDPKLIDNPSTAQRIRMALKCKALGVDFRFLYDPTQPFCNILRTAELTGAPIDRHQWGSMKYAVDIDGYSNAWCNFMQRLKLGCCVLKVNSPGGFYQWYYHKLKPWEHYVPIKADLSDLGDQIDWVRSYPNKAKEIAADGQALAKTLTFESESAEAARLITERET
- the ubiG gene encoding bifunctional 2-polyprenyl-6-hydroxyphenol methylase/3-demethylubiquinol 3-O-methyltransferase UbiG; protein product: MSATNTVDPSEIAKFEAMAAEWWDLNGKFKPLHMMNPVRLEYITSQIAAEFGRDLQEDAPFKGLRILDIGCGGGLLCEPMARLGATIVGADAAERNIPVAKIHAEQSGLDIDYRHTTAEAMAEAGEQFDAVLNMEVVEHVADPLGYLTACQRLMKPGGIHICSTINRNAKSFAMAIVGAEWVMRWLPKGTHEWNKFITPDELFALMTKAGMQPVDRKGFVFNFAQFSWSISDRDLSVNYVTAATKPVE
- the pip gene encoding prolyl aminopeptidase, whose protein sequence is MDKVVGQKRATAHLYPPIDPFDQRMLTVGEGHSIYVEQAGNPDGIPVVVLHGGPGGGCSPAMRRYFDPEIFRVVLFDQRGCGRSRPHASVVGNTTWHLVADIEQIRKTLGIDRWIVFGGSWGATLALVYAQAHPAHVAALTLRGVFLMTKPELDWFYGGGAGKFWPDLWQRFAGMIPNDEHDDLIAAYHRRLFSGDIPKETRFAKAWAAWENALASIGSDGITGESPADYARAFARLENHYFVNGGFLSEDQQILHPAQMAKIADIPGVIVQGRYDMICPPISAHRLAQMWRKSRLTLIGRAGHALSEPGISAELIRTMDMMGAQRKALRL
- a CDS encoding ABC transporter permease, producing MGNVLTIILQRLALGLLTLLIVSVVIFVAVNLLPGDFAQSILGQGATPEAVASIRRDLGLDQPMVTRYFDWLGGALRGDFGSSFAQANFASFSGTNSGATTVAAQIAPRFANTMFLAMVTAAIAVPFAIILGILAALYRNSVFDRATNIFTLSSISSPEFFLAYILILFLAVLNPIFPSLSNIFEGMPFSERLEKSMLPALTLTLVVTAHMMRMTRAAIINLLASPYIEMARLKGLSPMRVIVKHALPNALAPIINVIALNLAYLITGVVVVEVVFVYPGIGQLFVDSVKIRDIPVVQACCLIFASAYILLNLTADVMSILSNPRLRHPK